One segment of Agromyces albus DNA contains the following:
- the aceE gene encoding pyruvate dehydrogenase (acetyl-transferring), homodimeric type produces the protein MTVNDQDPYSVEAMDSDPDETSEWSESLDALVAEKGHQRAREIMLSLLKRSKELHLGVPMVPTTDYLNTIAPENEPDFPGDEEIERRYRAWIRWNAAMLVHRSQRPGIAVGGHISTYASSAALYEVGFNHFFRGQDHPGGGDQIFIQGHASPGTYARAFLEGRLGADQLDGFRQEKSHAPNGLSSYPHPRLMPEFWQFPTVSMGLGPINAIYQAQANKYLTNRGIKDASDQHVWAFLGDGEMDEVESRGQLQVAANEGLDNLTFIVNCNLQRLDGPVRGNGKIIQELESFFRGAGWNVIKVVWGREWDDLLARDNDGALRNLMNITPDGDYQTYKAESGAYVRENFFGRDPRALELVSHLSDDEVWGLKRGGHDYRKVYAAFKAAAEHKGQPTVILAKTIKGYGLGPSFEGRNATHQMKKMTLDNLKTFRDAMRIPITDAQLEENPYLPPYYTPGDQDEAIQYLHERRRALGGYLPERRTKHTAISLPDDSAYAIAKKGSGTQEIATTMAFVRILKDLMRAKDFGNRIVPIIPDEARTFGMDAFFPNAKIYNPNGQHYTSVDRELLLAYKESPQGQIIHVGINEAGALAAFTAVGTSYSTEGEPLIPIYVFYSMFGFQRTGDAIWAAGDQMARGFMIAATAGRTTLTGEGLQHADGHSLLLASTNPAVVSYDPAYGYEIGHIMRSGLNRMYGGTHPDPNVMYYITVYNEPLVQPAEPEGVDVEGIVRGIHRIAESPAQGPKAQLLASGVSVPWILEAQELLAQDWGVSADVWSVTSWTELRRDGIAADEHNFLNPDAERRTSYLTQKLSGAQGPFVAVSDFMHAVPDQIRAYVPGDFATLGADGFGFSDTRPAARRFFKIDGPSVVVRTLELLAERGEVDRALPAQAIEKYRLHDVNAGTTGSAGGES, from the coding sequence GTGACTGTCAACGACCAGGACCCCTACTCGGTCGAGGCGATGGACTCGGATCCCGACGAGACATCCGAATGGTCCGAATCCCTCGATGCGCTCGTCGCCGAGAAGGGCCACCAGCGGGCGCGCGAGATCATGCTCAGCCTGCTCAAGCGCTCGAAGGAGCTGCACCTCGGCGTGCCGATGGTGCCCACGACCGACTACCTGAACACGATCGCGCCCGAGAACGAGCCCGACTTCCCGGGTGACGAGGAGATCGAGCGCCGCTACCGCGCGTGGATCCGCTGGAACGCGGCCATGCTCGTGCACCGCTCCCAGCGCCCCGGCATCGCGGTCGGCGGGCACATCTCGACGTACGCGTCATCCGCAGCGCTCTACGAAGTGGGCTTCAACCACTTCTTCCGCGGGCAGGACCACCCCGGCGGCGGCGACCAGATCTTCATCCAGGGCCACGCGTCGCCCGGCACCTACGCCCGCGCATTCCTCGAGGGCCGGCTCGGCGCCGACCAGCTCGACGGGTTCCGCCAGGAGAAGTCCCACGCCCCCAACGGCCTGTCGTCCTACCCGCACCCGCGGCTCATGCCCGAGTTCTGGCAGTTCCCGACGGTGTCGATGGGCCTCGGTCCGATCAATGCGATCTACCAGGCGCAGGCGAACAAGTACCTGACCAACCGCGGCATCAAGGACGCCTCCGACCAGCACGTCTGGGCCTTCCTCGGTGACGGCGAGATGGACGAGGTCGAGAGCCGCGGCCAGCTCCAGGTCGCCGCGAACGAGGGACTCGACAACCTGACGTTCATCGTGAACTGCAACCTGCAGCGACTCGACGGCCCCGTGCGAGGCAACGGCAAGATCATCCAGGAGCTCGAGAGCTTCTTCCGCGGTGCCGGCTGGAACGTCATCAAGGTCGTCTGGGGCCGCGAATGGGACGACCTCCTCGCTCGCGACAACGACGGCGCGCTCCGCAACCTGATGAACATCACGCCCGACGGTGACTACCAGACCTACAAGGCGGAGTCGGGCGCCTACGTGCGTGAGAACTTCTTCGGCCGCGACCCGCGGGCGCTCGAGCTCGTGTCGCACCTCAGCGACGACGAGGTCTGGGGCCTCAAGCGCGGCGGCCACGACTACCGCAAGGTCTACGCCGCGTTCAAAGCGGCCGCCGAGCACAAGGGCCAGCCCACCGTCATCCTCGCGAAGACCATCAAGGGCTACGGCCTCGGTCCGTCGTTCGAGGGTCGCAATGCGACCCACCAGATGAAGAAGATGACGCTCGACAACCTCAAGACCTTCCGCGACGCGATGCGCATCCCGATCACGGACGCCCAGCTCGAGGAGAACCCCTACCTGCCGCCGTACTACACGCCCGGCGACCAGGACGAGGCGATCCAGTACCTGCACGAGCGCCGGCGCGCGCTCGGCGGCTACCTTCCCGAGCGCCGCACGAAGCACACGGCCATCTCGCTGCCCGACGACTCCGCGTACGCGATCGCGAAGAAGGGTTCCGGCACGCAGGAGATCGCCACGACCATGGCGTTCGTGCGCATCCTGAAAGACCTGATGCGCGCCAAGGACTTCGGCAACCGCATCGTGCCGATCATCCCCGACGAGGCGCGCACCTTCGGCATGGACGCGTTCTTCCCGAACGCGAAGATCTACAACCCGAACGGCCAGCACTACACGTCGGTCGACCGCGAGCTCCTCCTCGCCTACAAGGAGAGCCCGCAGGGACAGATCATCCACGTCGGCATCAACGAGGCCGGTGCGCTCGCCGCGTTCACCGCCGTCGGCACGTCGTATTCCACCGAGGGCGAGCCCCTCATCCCGATCTACGTGTTCTACTCCATGTTCGGATTCCAGCGCACGGGCGACGCGATCTGGGCCGCGGGCGACCAGATGGCGCGCGGCTTCATGATCGCCGCGACCGCGGGCCGAACGACCCTCACCGGCGAAGGACTCCAGCACGCCGACGGGCACTCACTGCTCCTCGCGTCGACGAACCCGGCCGTCGTGTCGTACGACCCCGCATACGGCTACGAGATCGGGCACATCATGCGCTCGGGCCTCAACCGCATGTACGGCGGCACCCACCCCGATCCGAACGTCATGTACTACATCACGGTCTACAACGAGCCGCTCGTTCAGCCGGCCGAGCCCGAGGGCGTCGACGTCGAGGGTATCGTGCGCGGCATCCACCGCATCGCGGAGTCGCCGGCGCAGGGCCCGAAGGCGCAACTGCTCGCGTCGGGCGTCTCGGTGCCCTGGATTCTCGAGGCGCAGGAGCTGCTCGCCCAGGATTGGGGCGTCTCCGCAGACGTCTGGTCTGTGACGAGCTGGACCGAGCTCCGCCGCGACGGCATCGCCGCCGACGAGCACAACTTCCTGAACCCCGACGCCGAGCGCCGCACGTCGTACCTCACGCAGAAGCTGTCGGGCGCCCAGGGGCCCTTCGTCGCGGTGTCGGACTTCATGCACGCCGTGCCCGACCAGATCCGCGCCTACGTGCCGGGCGATTTCGCAACGCTCGGTGCCGACGGCTTCGGCTTCTCCGACACGCGCCCCGCGGCTCGTCGCTTCTTCAAGATCGACGGACCTTCGGTCGTGGTTCGCACGCTCGAGCTCCTCGCAGAACGTGGTGAAGTCGACCGCGCACTCCCCGCCCAGGCGATCGAGAAGTACCGGCTGCACGACGTGAACGCCGGCACCACCGGATCGGCCGGCGGCGAGAGCTAG
- a CDS encoding peroxiredoxin: MILARGAVAPDFALANQFGQTVRLGDFTGRTPVTLVFFPLAFSRVCHSELCELRDNFSMFEAAGTQLLGVSVDSKHTLRAWAEAESYGFPLLSDFWPHGAVAASFGAFDESTGLALRATFVIGADGIVRESFTSPRGEARSLDQYRAALAGQ; this comes from the coding sequence ATGATCCTTGCACGAGGGGCCGTCGCCCCCGACTTCGCCCTCGCGAACCAGTTCGGCCAGACGGTGCGGCTCGGCGACTTCACGGGGAGGACGCCCGTCACGCTCGTCTTCTTCCCGCTCGCCTTCTCGCGGGTCTGCCACAGCGAGCTGTGCGAGCTGCGCGACAACTTCTCGATGTTCGAGGCCGCCGGCACCCAGCTCCTCGGCGTCTCGGTCGACTCGAAGCACACGCTCCGCGCATGGGCGGAGGCCGAGTCGTACGGGTTCCCTTTGCTGTCGGACTTCTGGCCGCACGGCGCGGTCGCGGCGTCGTTCGGCGCATTCGACGAGTCGACCGGGCTCGCCCTGCGTGCGACGTTCGTGATCGGGGCCGACGGCATCGTGCGGGAGAGCTTCACGTCGCCGCGCGGCGAGGCCCGCTCGCTCGACCAATACCGCGCAGCGCTCGCAGGGCAGTGA
- a CDS encoding Nif3-like dinuclear metal center hexameric protein has product MPAVLAEVLTTVDRLWPLSGAEAWDAPGLVTGDPDASVRRILLAVDAVGATVDEAVDRDADLLIAHHPLLLRGVTSIAEDRYKGALLARLIRAGCALVAAHTNADVVEEGTSAVLAARLELLDSRPIVPGTDPSLGLGRVGRLAEPTTLGRLARTLAELLPATATGVRVSGGFDDHVQTIAVCGGAGDSLLGDPAVLGADVYITADLRHHPASEAREQALLAGGPALIDVSHWASEWLWLDAAAAQLQSAHPDLEVLVSDLRTDPWDFQVVQ; this is encoded by the coding sequence GTGCCTGCAGTCCTCGCCGAAGTCCTGACGACGGTCGATCGACTCTGGCCGCTCTCCGGCGCCGAAGCGTGGGACGCCCCCGGCCTGGTGACGGGTGACCCCGATGCCTCGGTGCGCCGCATCCTGCTCGCCGTCGATGCCGTGGGAGCCACCGTCGACGAGGCCGTCGATCGTGACGCCGACCTCCTGATCGCCCACCACCCGTTGCTCCTGCGCGGCGTGACGAGCATCGCCGAAGACCGCTACAAGGGCGCGCTCCTCGCGCGGCTCATCAGGGCCGGCTGCGCGCTCGTCGCGGCACACACCAACGCCGACGTCGTCGAGGAGGGCACCTCTGCCGTGCTCGCGGCGCGACTCGAGCTCCTCGACTCGCGGCCGATCGTGCCCGGCACCGATCCTTCCCTGGGGCTCGGCCGTGTCGGCCGGCTCGCGGAGCCCACGACACTCGGCCGCCTGGCGCGTACGCTCGCCGAGCTCCTCCCCGCGACCGCGACCGGTGTGCGGGTGTCGGGCGGGTTCGACGACCACGTGCAGACCATCGCAGTGTGCGGGGGAGCCGGGGACTCCCTGCTCGGCGACCCTGCGGTGCTCGGCGCCGATGTCTACATCACGGCCGACCTCCGCCACCATCCGGCGTCGGAGGCCCGCGAGCAGGCGCTGCTCGCGGGTGGGCCGGCGCTCATCGACGTGTCGCACTGGGCGAGCGAGTGGCTCTGGCTCGATGCAGCGGCGGCCCAGCTGCAGAGCGCCCATCCCGACCTCGAGGTGCTCGTGAGCGACCTCCGCACCGATCCCTGGGACTTCCAGGTCGTGCAATGA
- a CDS encoding zinc ribbon domain-containing protein, with the protein MKATPAEQQELLRLQSLDTRLQQIAHRLGSLPQSAALAELATRDEVVRRSRAEAVGGLEDARTELKRLESDVAVVEARIKRDGERLQQTSSVKDVAGLESELASLTKRLSDLEDIELAVMERVEAAEGVVAGIDEQRAAIAAEVATLEAERDAAAAEFNTERDHAERDRGVVATTLPHDLIALYEQRRVRGGGVGAAHLRQRTCGGCTITFTGSDLESVRRAASDDVLFCPECDRILVRTDESGL; encoded by the coding sequence GTGAAGGCCACCCCAGCCGAACAGCAGGAACTGCTGCGACTGCAGTCCCTCGACACCCGCCTGCAGCAGATCGCACACCGTCTCGGTTCGCTGCCGCAGTCGGCAGCCCTCGCCGAGCTCGCGACCCGCGATGAGGTCGTGCGCCGTTCGCGCGCCGAGGCGGTCGGCGGTCTCGAAGACGCCCGTACCGAGCTCAAGCGCCTCGAGTCCGACGTCGCCGTCGTCGAGGCGCGCATCAAGCGCGATGGCGAACGGCTGCAGCAGACCTCGTCGGTGAAGGATGTCGCGGGCCTCGAGTCCGAGCTCGCCTCACTGACGAAGCGACTCTCCGATCTCGAGGACATCGAGCTCGCGGTCATGGAGCGTGTCGAGGCGGCCGAGGGCGTCGTCGCCGGAATCGACGAGCAGCGTGCCGCGATCGCGGCCGAGGTCGCGACCCTCGAGGCCGAGCGTGATGCCGCCGCAGCCGAGTTCAACACCGAGCGCGACCACGCCGAACGCGATCGCGGGGTCGTCGCCACGACGTTGCCGCACGATCTCATCGCCCTCTACGAGCAGCGCCGTGTGCGCGGTGGTGGCGTCGGCGCGGCGCACCTGCGCCAGCGCACGTGCGGCGGGTGCACGATCACGTTCACGGGTTCCGATCTCGAGAGCGTGCGGCGAGCGGCATCCGACGACGTGCTGTTCTGCCCTGAGTGCGACCGGATCCTCGTGCGCACCGACGAATCCGGCCTCTGA
- the ppgK gene encoding polyphosphate--glucose phosphotransferase — MASEHAIGIDIGGTGIKGAVVDLGTGELLTERRKVATPEGGRPADILEATDELLAVIASDAGPTLPLGVCFPSVVKHGYTLSAANISEDWIGLPAEELFEKELGREIHFINDADAAGFAESRYGAAVGVDGLVILATLGTGIGTAFIYDGVLVPNTELGHMEVDGVHAEKRAAYSAMERESLSWKEWAARLQRFFDTVEFLFTPDLLVVGGGVSKHHEQFLPLLKLTTPIVPAVHRNNAGILGAAALAAR; from the coding sequence ATGGCGAGTGAGCACGCGATCGGCATCGACATCGGCGGCACGGGCATCAAGGGGGCAGTCGTCGACCTCGGCACCGGAGAGCTCCTCACCGAGCGCCGGAAGGTCGCGACTCCCGAGGGCGGGCGGCCCGCCGACATCCTCGAGGCCACCGACGAACTCCTCGCCGTGATCGCCTCCGACGCGGGCCCCACGCTGCCCCTCGGAGTGTGCTTCCCGTCGGTCGTGAAGCACGGCTACACCCTCTCGGCGGCGAACATCTCAGAAGATTGGATCGGCCTGCCCGCCGAGGAGCTGTTCGAGAAGGAACTCGGTCGCGAGATCCACTTCATCAACGACGCGGATGCCGCGGGCTTCGCCGAGTCGCGCTACGGCGCCGCCGTCGGCGTCGACGGTCTCGTCATCCTCGCGACGCTCGGCACCGGCATCGGCACGGCCTTCATCTACGACGGCGTGCTCGTGCCGAACACCGAACTCGGCCACATGGAGGTCGACGGCGTGCACGCCGAGAAGCGCGCCGCGTATTCGGCGATGGAGCGCGAGTCGCTCAGCTGGAAGGAATGGGCGGCACGGCTGCAGCGGTTCTTCGACACGGTCGAGTTCCTGTTCACGCCCGACCTCCTCGTCGTCGGAGGGGGCGTCTCGAAGCACCACGAGCAGTTCCTGCCGCTGCTCAAGCTCACGACGCCGATCGTGCCGGCGGTGCACCGCAACAACGCCGGGATTCTCGGCGCGGCGGCGCTCGCTGCACGTTAG
- the map gene encoding type I methionyl aminopeptidase — MPKNAHGTLIPGRLSPTRAVPAEIRRPEYVGRRAPSPYTGGDLYSPAEVEGVRAAGRVAARAIEAAAAAIRPGVTTEELDRIVHEYVVGHGAYPSTLGYRGFPKSSCTSVNEVICHGIPDDTVLGDGDLVNIDVTAYLDGFHGDLNHTFLVGETREEAALLVERTREALARGIRAVAPGRQVNVIGRAIEAYARRFGYGVVRDYTGHGVGRAFHSGLIIPHYDAPEFDTVMEPGMVFTIEPMLTIGGIEWDLWPDEWTVVTRDGSLTAQFEHTLVVTERGADILTLP; from the coding sequence ATGCCCAAGAACGCCCACGGCACCCTGATCCCCGGCCGCCTGTCGCCGACGCGAGCCGTTCCCGCCGAGATCCGTCGCCCCGAGTACGTCGGCAGGCGAGCTCCCTCGCCGTACACCGGCGGCGACCTGTACTCCCCCGCCGAGGTCGAGGGAGTCCGCGCTGCAGGGCGAGTGGCGGCACGGGCGATCGAAGCCGCGGCAGCCGCCATCCGTCCGGGCGTCACGACCGAGGAACTCGACCGCATCGTGCACGAGTACGTGGTCGGGCACGGGGCGTACCCGTCGACGCTCGGCTACCGCGGCTTCCCGAAGTCGTCGTGCACATCGGTGAACGAGGTCATCTGCCACGGCATCCCCGACGACACCGTGCTCGGCGACGGCGACCTCGTCAACATCGACGTCACCGCCTACCTCGACGGGTTCCACGGCGACCTGAACCACACGTTCCTCGTCGGCGAGACGAGGGAGGAGGCTGCACTCCTCGTGGAGCGGACGCGCGAGGCGCTCGCGCGCGGCATCCGCGCCGTGGCGCCCGGCCGCCAGGTCAACGTCATCGGTCGCGCGATCGAGGCCTACGCCCGCCGATTCGGCTACGGCGTGGTCCGCGACTACACCGGTCACGGCGTGGGCCGCGCCTTCCACTCGGGCCTCATCATCCCCCACTACGACGCCCCAGAGTTCGACACCGTGATGGAGCCGGGCATGGTCTTCACCATCGAGCCGATGCTCACCATCGGCGGCATCGAGTGGGACCTCTGGCCCGACGAGTGGACCGTCGTCACTCGCGACGGATCGCTCACCGCACAGTTCGAGCACACGCTCGTGGTCACGGAACGCGGCGCCGACATCCTGACCCTGCCCTGA
- a CDS encoding SPOR domain-containing protein, whose amino-acid sequence MAEDVEHLFWYNMRTGEVEHGFESPSVDRVGPFETRAEAEHALEILRANSAKWAEEEAAEE is encoded by the coding sequence ATGGCCGAGGACGTCGAGCACTTGTTCTGGTACAACATGCGAACCGGCGAGGTGGAGCACGGCTTCGAGTCGCCCTCCGTCGATCGGGTCGGCCCGTTCGAGACGCGAGCCGAGGCCGAGCATGCGCTCGAGATCCTGCGGGCGAACAGCGCCAAATGGGCCGAGGAAGAGGCCGCCGAGGAGTAG
- the panB gene encoding 3-methyl-2-oxobutanoate hydroxymethyltransferase, which produces MSDQPAKTAASDTSTGVEQNPYGGTAATGGPKRVRTRHFQNAKRDGIKITGLTSYDQLTARIFDEAGIDFLLVGDSAGNNVLGYETTLPVRVDDLIPLTRAVAGAVKRAFVVADMPFGSYENGPEDALHTAVRFMKETGAHAVKLEGGERSQKQIRRIVQAGIPVMAHIGYTPQSEHGLGGHVIQGRGEGVKRLLADAKAVQDAGAFAVVLEMVPADAARQVTEMLQIPTISVGAGPYTDGQLLVWTDWAGLTIGRVPKFVKQYANLSGILSSAAKEWREDVESGSYPNSEHSYE; this is translated from the coding sequence ATGTCCGACCAGCCCGCGAAGACCGCAGCATCCGACACCTCGACGGGAGTCGAGCAGAACCCGTACGGCGGCACAGCCGCGACCGGCGGACCCAAGAGGGTGCGCACGAGGCACTTCCAGAATGCGAAGCGCGACGGCATCAAGATCACCGGGCTCACGAGCTATGACCAGCTCACCGCGCGCATCTTCGACGAGGCCGGAATCGACTTCCTGCTCGTGGGCGACTCCGCCGGCAACAACGTGCTCGGCTACGAGACCACCCTGCCGGTCAGGGTCGACGACCTGATTCCGCTCACGCGCGCGGTCGCGGGCGCCGTCAAGCGCGCCTTCGTCGTCGCCGACATGCCGTTCGGCTCCTATGAGAACGGCCCTGAGGACGCGCTCCACACCGCCGTGCGATTCATGAAGGAGACCGGGGCGCACGCCGTGAAGCTCGAGGGCGGCGAACGCAGCCAGAAGCAGATCCGCCGCATCGTGCAGGCCGGAATTCCCGTGATGGCCCACATCGGCTACACCCCGCAGAGCGAGCACGGACTCGGCGGCCACGTCATCCAGGGCCGGGGCGAGGGCGTCAAGCGGCTCCTCGCTGATGCGAAGGCCGTTCAGGATGCAGGTGCCTTCGCAGTCGTCCTCGAGATGGTGCCGGCCGACGCGGCCCGGCAGGTCACCGAGATGCTCCAGATTCCCACCATCAGCGTCGGGGCGGGTCCCTACACCGACGGGCAGTTGCTCGTCTGGACCGACTGGGCGGGCCTCACGATCGGGCGCGTGCCGAAGTTCGTGAAGCAGTACGCGAACCTCTCGGGCATCCTCAGCTCGGCGGCGAAGGAGTGGCGTGAGGACGTCGAGTCGGGCAGCTACCCGAACAGCGAGCACAGCTACGAATAG
- a CDS encoding glutamine synthetase family protein, protein MDKQRDFVLRTIEERGVKFVRLWFTDVVGTLKSVAIAPAEVEGAFTEGIGFDGSAIEGLSRSFESDLLAYPDPTTFQTLPWRGDIDPTARMFCDITTPDGEPAVADPRNVLKRTLARAADRGFTFYTHPEIEFYLLKSSKYGEEGPIPVDSAGYFDNVPGGTAHDFRRRSVRMLEDLGISVEFSHHEAGPGQNEIDLRYADALTTADNIMTFRTVIKEVAIEQGVYATFMPKPFSDKPGSGMHTHLSLFEGDANAFYEPGSQYQLSKIGRQFIAGLLRHSSEISAVTNQFVNSYKRLWGGDEAPSFVCWGHNNRSALVRVPLYKPNKGQSARVEYRAIDSAANPYLSFSLLLAAGMKGIEEGYELPAEAEDDVWALTDSERRALGYNPLPASLDHAIEFMEESELVAETLGEQVFNFVLANKRAEWRDYRSQVTPFELQRNLEIL, encoded by the coding sequence ATGGATAAGCAGCGCGACTTCGTTCTCCGGACCATCGAGGAACGGGGAGTCAAGTTCGTCAGACTCTGGTTCACCGACGTCGTCGGGACTCTGAAATCGGTGGCGATCGCGCCGGCCGAGGTAGAGGGTGCCTTCACGGAGGGCATCGGATTCGACGGGTCGGCGATCGAGGGACTCAGTCGTTCCTTCGAGTCCGATCTGCTCGCCTACCCCGATCCCACGACGTTCCAGACGCTGCCGTGGCGGGGCGACATCGATCCGACGGCGCGCATGTTCTGCGACATCACGACACCCGACGGCGAACCGGCCGTCGCTGATCCGCGCAACGTCCTGAAGCGCACGCTCGCGCGTGCCGCCGACCGCGGGTTCACGTTCTACACGCATCCCGAGATCGAGTTCTACCTCCTGAAGTCGTCGAAGTACGGCGAGGAGGGGCCGATCCCGGTCGATTCCGCCGGCTACTTCGACAACGTTCCCGGTGGCACGGCGCACGACTTCCGCCGCCGCTCGGTGCGGATGCTGGAAGACCTCGGCATCTCGGTCGAGTTCAGCCACCACGAGGCGGGTCCCGGCCAGAACGAGATCGACCTCCGGTACGCCGACGCGCTCACAACCGCCGACAACATCATGACCTTCCGCACGGTCATCAAAGAGGTGGCGATCGAGCAGGGCGTCTATGCGACGTTCATGCCGAAACCCTTCTCCGACAAGCCGGGCTCGGGCATGCACACGCACCTGTCCCTCTTCGAGGGCGATGCCAACGCGTTCTACGAGCCGGGCTCCCAGTACCAGCTCTCGAAGATCGGTCGCCAGTTCATCGCCGGCCTGCTTCGTCACTCGTCCGAGATCTCGGCGGTCACGAACCAGTTCGTGAACTCGTACAAGCGTCTCTGGGGCGGCGACGAGGCGCCGAGCTTCGTCTGCTGGGGCCACAACAATCGCTCCGCGCTCGTGCGCGTGCCGCTCTACAAGCCCAACAAGGGGCAGAGCGCGCGGGTCGAGTACCGTGCGATCGACTCGGCCGCGAACCCGTACCTCTCGTTCTCGCTGCTTCTCGCCGCGGGCATGAAGGGCATCGAAGAGGGCTACGAGCTCCCGGCAGAGGCCGAAGACGACGTGTGGGCCCTCACCGACAGCGAGCGTCGCGCGCTCGGCTACAACCCGCTGCCCGCGAGTCTCGATCACGCGATCGAGTTCATGGAGGAGTCCGAGCTCGTCGCCGAGACGCTCGGCGAGCAGGTCTTCAACTTCGTGCTCGCGAACAAGCGCGCGGAATGGCGCGACTACCGCTCCCAGGTCACGCCGTTCGAGCTGCAGCGTAATCTCGAGATCCTCTGA